CTCCACAAAACCTAACTCTACCTCGTCCATCCTCCCTCTGAGGGCGGCGTTTTCTGGCATAGTACACTTCGAAAATGCCGTTCCTCGCCCTTCAGTACTTATCTGAACACCGCCCGACACGGGATACAACCCATTTAGTAAACACATTTTTAATCAAGAGACTGTGATGAAACACAGTTACCGCTACCACGCCTTCCCGACACAACAGGTAGCGGCTGAATTTGCATCACCATCTCTCCGTTCATGAAACGGCAGTTACAGGTATTTCACCCGCACCGACCACTGTTTCGGCAGCACTGCTCGGACGGTTTGCGGTAACCTGACGACAGTCACGGGCAGTGATGCACGTCTCATCACCGTTTCGGCGACCGAACCCAAGAGCACTCGAGAGACACCGATCGTCCGTGGCCAAAGATTACGATTACGTCAATGCCGTGTGTTTCCACGTACTCGATTATCTGGTCGGCGGCCTTGCCAACCTCGCTTGCTGTCGTAACCTCCCGGTCGGGCTCGGCTGCCTTCGCATCGGCCTCGGCGAGCAGTTCGGCCGACCGATCTCGGGCCCGTTGCCGGAGCGTTCGTCTCCGACCAGCGCTTTCGCGCTGTACCTCTCTTCGATGTAGTCGATAACGTGAAGGACAGTAATCGACGCATCCGTGTACACATAGAGCGCGTGCGCTAGCGCCTTCTCCGAGAGCGGGTTTCCATCGAACGCAACGAGTACCTCGTCGACGGAGGACATACTCTGAGAGACGCGTCAAAGCCACAAATAGGCGCGGGGACAACTGAGCCTGCGGAAGGGGAGGCGCCACCCGTATTGACAGACCTCTCCCGATAGAACGGACTGTCTCGACCGCAGAACTAGAATGGGAGCAGAATCAGAACGAACGGGAGAATAACCAACGAGACGAGAAACCCAGCCAGGTACCGACGGTTGGTAACGAGTTGGGCTTGGACGGTCTCGACGGCTTGGAAGTACGTCGAGAACCGAACCAGTGTTCCCACCGTTATAATCGTTCCGACGGCCACGAGTGAGAGCACGATAGCTACCCCCTGTGGAGATTCCAGAAGCACAGCGATGACAATTGTGTCGAAGAAGGTGCCGACATTAGCCCCCAGAACGTACGGAACGATCTCCCGGCGTTTGATGTAGTTACGATTGTAGAGCGGAACGACAACTCCCAGCGAGAACGCAACGCTGGTCGTCACGCCGGTAATGAGGATACCGAGTCCAAACGAGGTCCATTTGTGCTGAAATCGGCGAAAGAACCGCTTGCGGAGCCATTCGGTGTCGATCCGCTTTAGCACCCGATCGAAGAGAGTAAGGCTACCAAACAACACGAGAATAGCCATCACGAGTGCCAGGCCCACACCAACAGTATCGACCACGTCTCCCGTCGCCGGATCGAAGGCCGCCAGCGGGTGAAACGAGAGTTCGATCCGGGTACTGACGGCCCCGAAACCCGTCTGGAGTCTCGGCAACAGGAGATATCCGAGGATGGTCGCCGGGACATAGATCGAGTGGGACAGGAGGAACGTCAGTACCCCCAACTCGGTCGCCTCGCTGAACGAATAGCGCCGCTTCTGGAAGTAGTCCAGTATTCCTATCAGGAGTACGATAGAGGCGCCCCCGAGGCGTGAGCCAGCGAGCATGAGGAACAGCTGCGAGTCTGTGAGAATCTCGGTCTGGAACAGCGAAACGGACAGAGCCGCGACCACTGATCCGTTGGTGAGCACGTACGTGGTGAGCCAACTCGCACCCAGAGCTTGTCCACTCCCGGCGACGTATCGCCTGAAGAACTGTTCAATCGGTGAGGCCGCGGCCGCTGTGGACGCACCCAGCAACTGGACTGCGAACAGAAACAGTAACAAAGAGACGAGCGCGCCAACGACTAATTGGCCGGATTCACGTCCTCGTGTCAGTATCTCATCGATGTTCGAATCCACGATTCTATCCTGACGACCACGTGGCAGGCGTACAAAGGTTACGCAGACTTATCAGAGGATTCAGCGGGCATAGGAACCGTCAGCACCGGGGCATCGGAGAGCCGGACGACCTTTTCCGTGACGCTACCGAGGAGATATCGATCCAGACCCGTACGGCCGTGCGTCCCCATAACGACAAGACTGATGCCGTGTTCATCGACGTAATCGAGGATTGCCCGGTGGGGTGCTCCCTGTGCCACTACAGCCTCGGTCGTTTCCACACCGGCTGCCTTTGCTTGCTGGATAACCTCATCAATCGCGTTCTCACCAGCATCTTCGAAGGCATCGAGCGTTCCGGGGATCGAGGCATCAATACCGACGTTCGTGTCGACGACATAGATCGTATGGAGTGCAGCGTCATAGGTAGTCGCGAGATCGATTGCGTGCTCAACGGCGCCACGTGTTCCGTCACTTCCGTCCGTCGGGACCAATATCTGGTCGTACATACTGAATTCTAGGTGGCGAAGGAACAAAAAGAGGCCCGTCGATTGCGGGAAATTGGGAAGTCCTCAGCATCCACGGCCGGGGAGATTCAGGCTCGGACCGAGGTTCCAGTCTCGCCGGCTAGTGCATCCAGTAGGTGCTCGGGCGAGGTCTTTGTCCGGGCCTCCGGGTACACAGTCGCGGCTCGATATCTCGACAATTCGGAGGAGATGGTATGGGAGCGGTACACGAATGTTGAAGCAGGAGCACTCGGGGACGTCGTGACGGACGCACTCGACGAAATCGAACCACGATCTCAGGGATGAGCCACTGAAATTAGATCTCAGTTCCTGGTCGACGGGGGCGGGAAAGCAGAAGACCTACCGTCCGAAGACGAAACCAATACGATGCACTATCTGACTGGCTTCCAGCGCGATCGACGGACGAACGACTACACACCCGGCGCGGGCAGCGTGAGATCGAAGACCGAAACGAGTGGCGAGACCAATACACCGAGGAGCTCACAGCATAGACTAGATTGCCCGACTTCGAACGGGTTCCTAGCCATTCGAACGCTCAGCGTGTACCAACGCCGTCATAAAGGTAAGAAGAGTGATTCATCCCCAATTATGTTCTTATTCATATGGTTTTCTTTAATCTCCGAGTGTTTCATGTTTGAATCGGAATCCATGTCCCTG
The DNA window shown above is from Haloarchaeobius litoreus and carries:
- a CDS encoding universal stress protein, with the protein product MSSVDEVLVAFDGNPLSEKALAHALYVYTDASITVLHVIDYIEERYSAKALVGDERSGNGPEIGRPNCSPRPMRRQPSPTGRLRQQARLARPPTR
- a CDS encoding universal stress protein, with the translated sequence MYDQILVPTDGSDGTRGAVEHAIDLATTYDAALHTIYVVDTNVGIDASIPGTLDAFEDAGENAIDEVIQQAKAAGVETTEAVVAQGAPHRAILDYVDEHGISLVVMGTHGRTGLDRYLLGSVTEKVVRLSDAPVLTVPMPAESSDKSA
- a CDS encoding sodium:phosphate symporter, which gives rise to MDSNIDEILTRGRESGQLVVGALVSLLLFLFAVQLLGASTAAAASPIEQFFRRYVAGSGQALGASWLTTYVLTNGSVVAALSVSLFQTEILTDSQLFLMLAGSRLGGASIVLLIGILDYFQKRRYSFSEATELGVLTFLLSHSIYVPATILGYLLLPRLQTGFGAVSTRIELSFHPLAAFDPATGDVVDTVGVGLALVMAILVLFGSLTLFDRVLKRIDTEWLRKRFFRRFQHKWTSFGLGILITGVTTSVAFSLGVVVPLYNRNYIKRREIVPYVLGANVGTFFDTIVIAVLLESPQGVAIVLSLVAVGTIITVGTLVRFSTYFQAVETVQAQLVTNRRYLAGFLVSLVILPFVLILLPF